The Streptomyces sp. HUAS MG91 sequence GGAGCATTCCTGGGAACGCGAAGACCAGCTCGGTGCTGCGTGACAGGACCGAGTCGAGCCAGCCACCGCGCCAGCCCGCCGCCATGCCGACCGCGACACCGGCGAGCGTGGAGAAGACCACGACTCCGAGCGGGCCGAGCAGCGAGGTGCGGGCGCCGAGGAGGAGTCGGGAGAGGGTGTCGCGCCCGGAGGCGTCGACGCCGAACAAGTGCTCCGCGGAGGGAGCGGCCATCGCGCTGCCGAGGTCGACCGCGTTGGGGTCGTGGGGCGCGACCCACGAGGCGAGGAGCGCGGCAGTGGTGACCATGGCGACGAAGGCGAGGCAGGCCAGGTACAGCGGGGACCCGGCGGCGCGGATCCTGGAGAGGCCGGGGCGGCGGGTGAGCACGGCGGTGGTCATACGGAGGTACTCCTCGTTCCGAGGGCGATCCGCGGGTCGACCAGGGGCAGCAACAGGTCGACGATCAGGTTCACGGCCATGAAGAGAGCGACGATGATCAGGGAGATGGCCTGGACGGTCGGGAAGTCCTTGGTGGTGGTGGACAGTTCCAGGAGTTCGCCGATGCCACCGATGCTGAAGGCGGTCTCCACGAGGATCGTGCAGATCAGGAGGGTGGAGACGATCAGCCCGCCGGTGGTGAGGACGGTGTCCAGGGAGTTGCGGAAGACGTGGCGGTTGATGACCTGGCGTTCGGGGACACCGCGGCTGCGGGCGACGGTGACGTGCTCGCTGTCGAGGGCTTCGAGCATGGTGGAGCGGGTCACCCGGGCGAGCATGCCGATCAGATAGAGCGCGAGGGCGATCGCGGGGAGCGTCAGGTGCCAGAGTTTGTCGGCGAGGCCGTCACCGGCTCCGCTGCTGGGGAACCATCCCAGCTTCACGGCGAACAGGCCCTGCAGCAGCACGGCGGCGACGAAGGACGGGGTCCCGACGGCGAGCGTGGTGCCGATCAGGACGGTGGAGTCGATGCCGCCGCCGCACACGG is a genomic window containing:
- a CDS encoding ABC transporter permease, producing the protein MNFLRFAVRRLAEMAATLLGASFVVFGAMYLAPGDPAGFLLSGRSASPQALAAVRAQYHLDDPFFVRYFRWLGDIVQGDFGRSITYRTDVSRLLADRLPTTLLLVVLALVVVAVIGLALGWIAAVCGGGIDSTVLIGTTLAVGTPSFVAAVLLQGLFAVKLGWFPSSGAGDGLADKLWHLTLPAIALALYLIGMLARVTRSTMLEALDSEHVTVARSRGVPERQVINRHVFRNSLDTVLTTGGLIVSTLLICTILVETAFSIGGIGELLELSTTTKDFPTVQAISLIIVALFMAVNLIVDLLLPLVDPRIALGTRSTSV